In Pogoniulus pusillus isolate bPogPus1 chromosome 20, bPogPus1.pri, whole genome shotgun sequence, the following are encoded in one genomic region:
- the C20H16orf87 gene encoding UPF0547 protein C16orf87 homolog gives MSSSRAKKVKMATKSCPECDQQVPVACKSCPCGYIFISRKLLHARRAERSPAITENKSEAKRRRTERVKREKINSAVNKDLENRKRSRSNSHSDHSRRGRGRPKSASAKKHEEEREKQEKEVDMYANLSDEKAFVFSVALAEINRKIINQRLIL, from the exons ATGTCCTCGAGTAGGGCCAAGAAAGTGAAGATGGCCACCAAGTCCTGCCCGGAGTGCGACCAGCAG GTCCCTGTTGCATGTAAATCATGTCCCTGTGGCTACATATTTATTAGTCGAAAACTCTTACATGCTAGACGTGCTGAGAGATCACCAGCCATCACAG AAAACAAGAGTGAGGCCAAAAGGAGACGGACAGAGAGAGTTAAGCGAGAGAAGATAAATTCTGCAGTAAATAAAGACTTAGAAAACCGAAAAAGATCCAGGTCTAACAGCCATTCAGATCATAGCAGACGAGGAAGAGGAAGACCTAAGAGTGCATCAGCCAAAAAGCATGAGGAAGAAAGAG AGAAACAAGAAAAGGAAGTTGACATGTATGCTAACCTTTCAGATGAGAAGGCCTTCGTTTTTTCAGTGGCCTTGGCggaaataaacagaaaaattATCAATCAAAGACTTATTCTGTAA